The proteins below come from a single Chryseobacterium capnotolerans genomic window:
- a CDS encoding NAD(P)H-binding protein gives MKIIITGSLGNVAQPLAKQLVEEGHDITVISSSEGRKQDIESLGAKPAIGSITDVDFLTRTFTGADAVFVMTPPAISAENIVQNTINAGKNYAEALKKTGVKRAVMLSSVGAASPVENGPIKGLHHIEKLYNEIENTSFTFLRAGYFYTNFFNDIPLIKNAGIMGGNYSENTEIPVVHPTDIAKAAAKELVKSERGKNIRYIVSDSRKASDFAKVLGASVEKPELPWVEFSDEDSFNGMLQAGLPQDMAKLYVEMGQGMKTGTVQKDFIDHGSPVNGSVKLEDFAKEFAAKF, from the coding sequence ATGAAAATTATTATCACAGGATCACTAGGAAACGTTGCCCAACCATTAGCAAAGCAATTGGTAGAAGAAGGACACGACATCACTGTTATCAGCAGCAGTGAAGGAAGAAAACAAGATATTGAATCTTTAGGAGCGAAACCTGCTATCGGCTCTATTACAGATGTTGATTTCTTAACCCGGACTTTTACCGGAGCAGATGCTGTATTTGTGATGACACCACCTGCCATCAGTGCCGAAAATATCGTTCAGAATACAATCAATGCCGGAAAGAATTATGCGGAAGCATTAAAGAAAACCGGGGTAAAAAGAGCGGTCATGTTAAGCAGTGTGGGAGCAGCATCACCTGTAGAAAACGGTCCTATCAAAGGACTTCACCATATCGAAAAGCTTTATAATGAAATTGAAAACACATCATTTACCTTTTTAAGAGCAGGTTATTTTTATACAAATTTCTTCAATGATATCCCATTGATTAAAAACGCAGGAATTATGGGTGGAAATTATTCTGAAAACACAGAAATTCCTGTAGTACATCCAACAGATATTGCCAAGGCAGCTGCAAAGGAATTGGTAAAAAGTGAGAGAGGTAAAAATATCAGATATATTGTAAGCGACTCCCGAAAAGCATCTGATTTTGCTAAAGTATTAGGAGCATCAGTTGAAAAACCTGAACTTCCCTGGGTGGAATTCTCAGATGAAGATTCTTTCAACGGAATGCTTCAGGCTGGTTTGCCACAAGACATGGCCAAACTCTATGTTGAAATGGGGCAGGGAATGAAAACAGGAACTGTACAAAAAGATTTTATTGACCACGGATCTCCAGTAAACGGAAGTGTTAAACTGGAAGATTTCGCTAAGGAATTTGCTGCTAAGTTTTAG